One Mustelus asterias chromosome 12, sMusAst1.hap1.1, whole genome shotgun sequence genomic region harbors:
- the LOC144501296 gene encoding beta-crystallin A1, with protein sequence MAQTNPAGVFKITVYDQENFQGKRMEFTASCKNIMDCGFDNIRSIKVDCGAWAGYEHSSFFGQQFILEKGEYPRWDAWSGSNAYHTERLMSFRPICSAHHKESKIVIFEKENFIGRQWEMCDDYPSLQAMGWCNNEVGSMKIQAGAWVCYQYPGYRGFQYIMECDRHAGEYKHWREWGSHAQTFQIQSLRRIQE encoded by the exons ATGGCGCAAACAAACCCCGCAGGAGTTTTCAAG ATAACTGTCTATGATCAAGAAAATTTCCAAGGCAAGAGGATGGAATTTACTGCATCCTGCAAGAATATTATGGATTGCGGTTTTGACAATATTCGATCCATCAAAGTTGATTGCGGAGC gtGGGCTGGTTATGAACACTCCAGCTTCTTTGGGCAGCAGTTTATCTTGGAGAAAGGAGAGTACCCCCGCTGGGATGCCTGGAGTGGCAGCAATGCTTACCACACTGAGAGACTCATGTCCTTCCGCCCCATTTGCTCTGCT CACCATAAAGAATCCAAAATCGTCATTTTTGAGAAGGAAAACTTCATTGGAAGACAGTGGGAGATGTGTGATGACTATCCCTCTCTGCAAGCCATGGGCTGGTGCAACAATGAGGTTGGATCCATGAAGATTCAGGCTGGCGC ATGGGTGTGCTACCAATACCCCGGATACCGTGGCTTCCAGTACATCATGGAATGTGATCGCCATGCTGGAGAATACAAGCACTGGAGAGAGTGGGGATCCCATGCTCAGACCTTCCAGATCCAGTCACTCCGCCGCATTCAGGAGTAA